The following are from one region of the Candidatus Neomarinimicrobiota bacterium genome:
- a CDS encoding dihydrofolate reductase, with amino-acid sequence EHFEGDTRFPQIDPSKWEEVEREDFEENGHPYAFSFVTYERK; translated from the coding sequence CGAACATTTCGAAGGTGACACCCGATTTCCGCAGATTGACCCCTCGAAATGGGAGGAAGTTGAGCGGGAGGATTTTGAGGAAAATGGTCACCCCTATGCCTTCAGTTTTGTAACCTATGAGCGTAAATAA
- a CDS encoding NAD(P)/FAD-dependent oxidoreductase, protein MNNSNGQIYDIIIVGAGPAGTTAALYAKRKGLTTLLLDRASFPRDKICGDALSGKSVTILEELDLIDKVSELPGAFIQSVVFGSPTNTRAKIDFKRNVVENTPSGFVIRREIFDNFLFQEAKQVATDVRQNFLVKDVIEDNGRLVGVRGKDTESGEEFEFHGKIVFGADGFNSLVARKTGLYDHDPEHWVVALRQYYKGVKGLTDQIELHYVDEVLPGYFWIFPLEDDYANIGIGMLHKYIKDQDVDLKVALRHAIESEAFRERFGDAEPMEDPRGWNLPVGSKHRKIFGNGFMLLGDAASLIDPFTGEGIGNALYSAKYAVEVAEEAISANDFTEDFIAQYDQRLWTEVGDELRVSHKLQKLGRFRPLLNFVINKASNSEEVSNIIAGMLANEVPRKQLANPLFYFKLLFS, encoded by the coding sequence ATGAACAATTCCAACGGACAAATCTACGACATCATTATTGTGGGCGCCGGACCGGCCGGAACCACCGCGGCATTGTACGCCAAGCGAAAGGGGCTCACTACATTGCTTCTGGACAGAGCCTCTTTTCCCAGAGATAAAATATGCGGCGATGCACTCTCCGGAAAATCGGTTACCATTCTCGAGGAGCTGGATCTCATCGATAAGGTCAGCGAACTGCCGGGCGCGTTTATTCAGTCCGTGGTGTTCGGAAGTCCCACCAATACCCGGGCAAAAATCGATTTCAAGCGGAATGTGGTTGAAAATACGCCAAGCGGATTTGTGATTCGCCGGGAGATCTTTGACAACTTCCTGTTCCAGGAAGCGAAGCAGGTTGCAACAGATGTTCGGCAAAATTTTCTTGTGAAGGATGTCATTGAAGACAACGGTCGATTAGTCGGTGTCCGGGGAAAGGATACCGAATCCGGTGAGGAATTCGAATTCCATGGGAAGATTGTTTTCGGGGCGGATGGATTTAATTCCCTGGTTGCGCGAAAAACCGGGCTCTACGATCACGATCCTGAACATTGGGTGGTGGCGCTCCGCCAGTACTACAAAGGCGTCAAGGGGTTGACGGATCAGATTGAGTTGCACTATGTGGATGAAGTCCTCCCGGGCTATTTCTGGATTTTCCCGCTGGAGGATGACTACGCCAATATCGGTATCGGTATGCTTCACAAATATATCAAAGATCAGGACGTGGATCTGAAAGTGGCGCTTCGCCATGCCATAGAAAGTGAAGCCTTCCGGGAGCGCTTTGGCGACGCTGAACCAATGGAGGACCCCCGGGGCTGGAATCTCCCGGTCGGAAGCAAACACCGGAAGATATTCGGGAACGGATTTATGCTCCTTGGCGATGCTGCCAGCCTGATTGATCCGTTTACCGGCGAAGGGATCGGCAATGCCCTCTACTCGGCGAAATATGCGGTGGAAGTTGCGGAGGAAGCTATCTCTGCCAACGATTTCACCGAGGATTTTATCGCACAATACGATCAGCGGCTCTGGACCGAGGTTGGCGATGAGCTGAGGGTCAGCCACAAACTCCAGAAGCTCGGGCGGTTCCGGCCGCTCCTGAATTTCGTGATTAACAAGGCATCCAACAGTGAAGAGGTGAGTAATATAATCGCTGGAATGCTTGCAAATGAAGTCCCCCGGAAGCAGCTTGCCAATCCGCTATTTTATTTCAAACTGCTATTCAGTTAA